CAAGGTTAATCTTGAAGGTCTCAAGCAAAGCGTTCTCCATGGCACTCATGAGTCCAATCATGGCGTCGACGAAGGTCTGGTAGTCGTTCTGATCAGGAAAATCCTTATCCTGATTTGTATCAGAGTACTTGACGATCTGTGGCCAGAATGTATCGTTGATAGTTGAGATATTCTTCAGCGCAGCGTCGGCCGTGTTCAAGGTCGTGATATACTGAGGTGTGTAGGTCTCGAAGAATTTGGTGACAACTTTCTGTAGCTCGTCGACGATCATCTTGGTTGTTGCCTTGGCCATGAGACTGGTGTTGTCCAGGAGTACTGAGCTCGAGTTCAGGTGCTTGAAAACATCGAAGATCTTGGTCCAGATGACAAGCTGAGTGAACCCCTGAATGAAGAGGCAGAGTGCGAGATGCAGAGGATAGTGGAGAAGAGTCCAGAGCTGCTGGCGGAATTTGGGCAGATAAGGATTCTTCATCCAGTCGAAGTAGATGAGGAAGACTGCATAGATGGTTGTCGCTGCGGCGGTGACAATGCCAATCGTTTGAGCATCTATTAATGTGTTAGAAGAGGCCTCTATTCAAGGAAATAAAATCTCAAAGGCTTACTCCATGCATCAGGGCTTTCGACGATAGTGACAACGCTCTTTGAAATAGTAATGattccatcaccaacaataaTGACAGTCAACAGACCAATACGCTTCATCAAATGCGTACCCTGGAAACTCAGAACCGGGTAGATGTACGCAATGGCGAAAGTGAGGATTAGCTCTACACCGGCGAGGACATACCACGTCATGAAGACATTGCTATTGTGATCAGTAAAGCGGAATGTGACGCCGAGATAGATCATGGCAAGGGCAAAGTTCAAGCCAATTTGAAGCATCATTGGTAAGACCTGCTTCTTGTACTTTCGGACGTGCCAGAGGATGCTTCCGTATTCGACAGCCAAGCATAGGCGGGAGACCATAAGAATGATGGCTACAGAGTATTAGGCATAAAGTTAAGGGGGTAGGATGGGGTTGAGAAACATACACATTGTTCTCATGGTCTTCATGttttgatcgtgaggtgTGAACTTGGGAGCAACGACGGCGAATCCAACCATGACTCCGAGATGAACACCTCGAGCCGCACGTTCTATCTCTATTAGTACCATACAACAAGGAATTCCAAACTGCCATACCGAAGAGACTGTCTGTTACGAATCGAACATCATACAGACTAGTAGTAAGCCATGTGATCCACAGAATACTTTCTATGTGTTAGCATCTTCATTGTATTGACTCTCCTCCTATTCCTACCTGAAGTATCCAACATAGGCTTTGAAACGCTCATGGCTATTAACACCTTGTGTTTCGCAGAAGACAGTGTAGTTAGCGGCGAAGAAGAGATCGTAGAAAAGCTCGAGTAGACTGGCATCTTCGTGCTGTTTCCATGTCAGCAGACATCCCCTGAGTAACGTCTTGCGGTATAGACCTTTTGGAACTGTGGGCAGTCATCCTCGTATCTGTTACCAAAGAGGCTCAGATCAGGAGCCGTGGGACTCCTGGTGGGAAGACCATCGATGCTCGAGTCGGAAGCTACAAGAGGACTCTTGATGAGAGCGAGCTTCTCAGCTGCTGTATCGCTTTCGTGGTGATCTTCCCTAGCCATTGTTTAAAGAAACAATCTACCTTGTTAAAAGTCAGTATTGTCGTTGCAAGGTTATAGAGTGACATCACGTAGATACAACAACTCTTCTCATCTAATAAGACCGCTATACATACCTTCAAATAGACTGCTCACAACAGGATGGCAATCCAGTCTACAGCGATTTCCAAGACAGGATGGAAGCCTAGTTATGTAGACCGGACCGAATATTCGGGTCCTAAGGGATTGACAGGGATCACAGACCTTAATGATAACTTCAAACGCTGATCAGAGCCATAAATGCATGGACTCTTCCAGCTAAGTAGCTGCAATGCACCCTGATATTAACAAGGACCTTGGCCGTTGCGAAAACAAACATTGAAATGGCTTGATAAGAGAATTTAACCTGGAACTACCTAGTGCAGACACAACATCGAACCAGACTCGGTTAGCTCGCCTTGTGATGTCTCTGATTGAACAATTCCCACAGTAAAGTAGTATCAGAATCTTACGTGAGAGAGCCAATCTTAGCCCCCAACAATATTAAGTGGTAACGAGCTGAAGACACGGCACATGCTAACGGCTCACTAATACGACTTGAACTCTCTGATTCGCCAGGTGATCTGTTTTTAGAGACACCGATAAAGCTTAGCGAGTGTGGTGATCCACAAGGCTGGAGAGTGTTCAGTGGAGCCCGTTGCTATTAAATGGAACGGCTGAACCAAAGTTCCCGGGACGTTTCGTTTTGTATTGGTGCTCATTTTTCGTTCCTTTGCTCTTTTGGGGTATATTTTTCGTGGCGCTGACTGGTTGTAACGCTGGTCATGCATGAATCCTTCACGGTTTTTTGCTTACTGCAGAGGCCTTTTGCGTTCAGCCGCACTATATGCTTTGTGGTCTGATTGACATGTAGTCATGCTTTTAAGCTTGGTTTTACCTGGAACGAACTCTGTTGACAGAGAAATTTCGGAGAAAAATAAAGTCTAAAGTGCAATATAAATATCCTCTGTAACCATGGCAGAGATGAGAGGTTGAGTATGATCTGATAGTTGAGATGAGGATGCTTGTGCCCTCGCGGTCAGATGCAACCAAGTTGAGTCATTAGCGGCTGAAACATATAAATAGACCGAGTCACTGCATGCAAATGCAATGATCCTGGACTCGAATTACGGACCAACATCCATTGTCGTTGAAGAATGCAACCCAGTTAGGAAACTCAAAACCAACAGCATCGTAGGGCTGGTAAAGTGGGGCGCTGTGCATCTTCCCCAAGTCTCGTGACTTGGCTCCATTCAAGCGCTGAATTCTCATCTCGACGCGTCAAACGCGTCCCCCCCCCCTTTGGCTTGGCCTGATAACTTAGCGCAACCCATAATGTCAATGGGCAACAAAACAAAGTTCGAGATGATGCAATGTTAGATTTCGATACGGAACCGATTTGACAATATCATCTGACATCCGCGTAAATGATGGATTCTCCTACCCAGGACGCAAGCGCTCGAAAGAGAAATCATTTTCAAGACGATCCTGTCCCTACTCCTCCGACCCTCAAGAAGCGAAAACTCGATGAACTTGTACAGGGATCTCCCTCGACTCCGAAAGCTCTCAATGCTATCAACTCGGCATATCCTTCTGATATATCCAGCCAAAACGCCTGGCCACCGGTGGACAACAACCTTGAGGCACCCAACTCCAACCCGCAACCTGCAGCTCAACCATCAcaagcaccaccaccagctTCTGCAGCGCCCAAATTTCGACCAGCCATCAAACTATCTGCTTTGAAAGGCACAATATGGGACACTCAGGATGCGCCTCGTCCTGTGTCTCTCCCCAAAAAAGTAGGTCCTGGGCGACCCAGAACCACAACAGCGAAGAAACCACCAGGACCCAGGGGCAGACCacgaaagaagaaggtgCCAGAAGGGGATGAAGAGAATCGTGAAGCCACTCAAGCGCAAGAATCCGTCGACGAGTTGGCCACAGCAAATGGAAATCTATCGGTGTCGAAACCCACACCAAAGGGAATTTTGACTCCCACGAAGAAAGGCAGACCGCGAGGACGACCACCGAAAAATGTTAGCTTTGGGGCGGGCCAAGATCGCAATGGAGAGGTTTTCTTTGAGGACCTGCCGAAGAAGGCCAGGACACCACGCAAGGCGGCCAACTCTGAAGCAGACGAGCTTGTATGCGCAATCTGCATCAACCCGCACTCCCAACCTCCGAACCAAATTATTCTATGCGACATGTGTGATTTTGCCGTTCATCAAGAATGTTACGGAGTGCCTGATATCCCTGAAGGCGATTGGCTTTGCAAGTCATGTACTCAAGAGGACATACTTAAGACGCCAAAAAAGACTGCAGGCGTAGAGGTTCCGGCCATCAAGATCGCAGCGGATGTACCTGATATTACTAATTTGGAACAACATGTGCGATCATTACAAAGAGTTCTTCTGGACCGATGTACAGGAAGAAGACGTTTGCAGTTGCCTGGCCAGctggaggctgaggagaaggttTACCAACTCGTGGAACAAACGGTTGTTGCTGGTGAAGGAAACTCGATGCTTGTCATTGGAGGGAGAGGCTGCGGAAAGACTACTGTAAGTTTACTGTTCCCGGGATGAACCGAAAGCTAATTCTACATCTCAGTTATTAGAAAAGGTCATCTCGGATGTATCTCAGGAGCATAAGAACGACTTCCACGTCGTGAGGCTCAATGGTTTCATTCATACAGACGACAAGCTTGCGCTTAAAGAAATTTGGCGACAGCTGGGCAAGGAGATGCAGGTCGAGGATGACTTGGTGACCAGAGTGAGTGTTCTCAACACTCCTTGGCTAGACTTTACTGACAATCTAGACAAACTATGCTGACACCATGGCGTCGTTACTGGCTCTTCTTTCACATCCGTCTGAAATTATCGGTACAGACGAGGGTGTCACGTCACAATCGATTGTGTTTGTGATTGACGAATTCGACATGTTTGCATCCCACCCTCGACAAACACTATTGTACAACTTGTTTGATATTGCACAATCGCGAAAAGCGCCCATCGCCGTAATTGGCTGTACGACTCGGttggatgttgttgagatgctGGAGAAGCGAGTCAAGAGTCGATTCAGTCATCGTTACGTCTACCTCTCTCTGCCCAGGAACCTTCCAGCCTACTGGCAAGTTTGCAGACAGGGATTGATTGTTGATAGTGACGAGGCTGAAAAGGAGGGCATCAACACCTATCTTGAAGGACATGCCGAGTTCCAGCAGTATTGGGGCCAAAAGATAGAGGTAAGTCAAAGCGTATCTATGACTGCGTCGGATACTAACACCCAGCCCAGGGCCTCTACAGAGAACGATCCTTCCAGGACTTGCTTCAGTATCACTACTACACAACCAAGTCGACTTCGGCATTCCTCACCGAATGGATCTTGCCTCTGTCGGCTCTCTCAGCTAACGATGTCACACTCAAGATACCTTCTGTGCAAGGAGATATTGAATCCTTGACACCCCCTGATTCCAGACTTCACCTGCTGTCTACACTGTCTGAGCTGGACCTGGGACTCCTTATTGCTGCAGCGCGATTGGACATTGTCGCACACACGGACACGGTCAACCTGGCGATGGCGTATGATGAGTACAGCTCCTTGATGGGCAAACAGCGAGTGCACTCGGCAGCGGCAGGCATGCTTGCTGTAGGTGGAGGTGTACGAGTCTGGAGCCGGGGCGTGGCTGGTATTGCATGGGAACGGTTGATCTCCCTAGGATTGCTTGTGCCAGCCGGTATTGGTGGTGCCCGTAACCTAGGACATGGTGGATTGGAGGGCAAGATGTGGAAAGTCGATGTCGCACTGGAGGAGATCCCGGCAGCGGTGAAGCTGAACGCTATACTGGCGAGATGGTGTAGAGAGATTTAGTGGAGGAGGCGAGGCGAGGTTGTTGTTTTACGATATGATGCCCTACTGGCGTGTCTGATATACATCTGTACTCCATTGATAGAGTCAGTATTAATGATGCCCCTGCATCTACATGTCTTTTGTAAAGACATGTAAAGAATACATCGGCGATACTTTGCTAACATCCTTGGTTTGCTAAAGATTCTTGCGACGGGAACAAGACGGCCTTGTAAGAGGATGGTTGCCCCTTGAAGATCGCGGTGAGTTATTCTGGGACCCGAGTTTACGGCACGCGGGAAACACGGCACACTAGTGAAGAGCTGTGAATATTTCGGTGAGGAGAAACAGTTTGAGGTTTCGAATATAGTAGAAATGAGGCTAATAGGAGGttcaaggagaagatctCTGTCCGTCTATAGATTTCCAGAATATTTCCAGATTTATTCCATGTTACATTAGGACTCTGCTTTGGCAATATTATGGATATGTTTGAAGATATTGGGGGTGTTTAGGTCCCTTAATGGCATAATATGCTAAAATCTCACGGACCAAGCGAGGGTGCTTCTTAGTGAGACGTGTCAAGTGACAGCTTGAATTTGTAATTGATTTGATGTTTTATGTTGATATTTGAAACAAGTGAAGCTATTTTTATTCACCGCGAATATTTGAATATTCAAATGAATTATTCTTAAGCTGATAACGTCACTGAAGATGGCTGAGATACGTTGGATGAGATCAGATCAAGATGAGCTCGAGCTAGTGGCAAGCGAATACAACACTCCCGAGCTTCTTCGGTCAAGCCAAGGAAGGTTCTATAGACCGGCCGGCACCTGCTAGATTTTGTGGCTTACCGCCGTGCCTTCCACAGCTGGGGCTGAAGGATCGCATTTTCAGCAGGAGATGGGCAAGTAACGTAGTAGTGTCGTACTTGCCCATGAGTTAACATGGGTTGGATTGGATACAATAAATTCTTGCTGAGAGTGAATCAACCTCCGTCATCATaaatcttcaacaacaaaaTAAGAGATCGCCAATGTCTTAACCCATAAAAACTTGGAACCTCGGacccttttttttttttttcgttCCGTACATATTCTTTGATCATCATCGCTCCTCaaccttattattattatcatcatcattcattcattactcagcatttcatcatctcacTCTCACCCAGCCGGCACTTTAGTTATACTGCACCAACTAGAAAAATACGTGTAATATTGTGTCGATCacaaccatcaccaagaaAAAACATGACTCGGTCAACATTCACAACTATCACACCCTTGCCCTCAGGCATATCCCGAGAGCATGTAGTCGAGTTTCTCCACGATCATCTCGCCATGATCGACTTGAATCCCCTCATTATAGAACGCCACCAAATCCCTCCTCCGCCACACGCCccggaggatgagaagaagtgTGTATGGTACTCCATGACGGACCGTATCGACTATCTCCCCGGCGGTCTTGTCTCCGGTCAGGTCTCTTACACCGCGGCCTTCTTTGACTCTCCTGATGGTCTGCAGACGCACAGCTACGCTCCTATGGGGCTTGATCTCCGTGGGCGTTGGTCTGTAGGTGGCACGATGCCAGGAGAGCGCCCGCAGCCTGTCGAGCTTGGTCTTGGGGCGCCTACTACGGGTCTTTATCTCCGTGAGGATGTTGATATGCGCTGTAACATGCTCATGGCAGGGTTTGTCAAGAAGACTATTAAGAAGTCACACGGGACACTGGTTGAGAAGTTATCTCACAAGACCTCCATGAAGATGGCAAGGCACTCTATGCAAAACTTCGGGACCAGCTCCCCAGGAAGTCTTCAAACACCAACCCCTACAGGGTCTGAATCCTCAGCAGTACCGCCTATGGGGCCGCTTCTCCCACCTGCCGTGAGCAATGACCAGCGCGGGTTTGCCCCGGACCTATCTTCACCACCTGCCTATGGCCACGGCAcaccctcttcctcttcaaaTATGGGCAACATGCATCCGCAGAGAAGCGGCGGAATGGTACCCCCTGGAGAACCTCAACGGTTAGATTCGAATCAGTCAGGGCTTGGTCATGCAGGAACTGTCTATCGTGGCAACAGTAGGACTGATCATTACACCGAGTTCTCAGGTCAGAACCCCTATGATAGCTCACGGACTCCATACGATGAGCGGGAGAACTTTGCAGAATTAGACGATGGCACCCATAACCATCCTCGCCACTACGAAGAAAAGTCAGGGCCCGCAGAGCTAGCTTGAGGCTTGCATGCGGCAGCATAACATCACCGATCTATGTTTCTTTTTGGTTTGGAGCAGGGGCGTTACTTCTAGCCTAGACTATTATGTCTATCTTTTGAATATCAAATCATATCAGGTACGAGCGGAGCACATTGACAATATACAGAATATCGGACGCAGGTTTAATGAGCATAATGATAAAATTACGTTGAGTACTATACGTATTCATATTATACCAACGATAAAAATCATCTCCTAGCAATGCAAATGCCATCCGAAGCTCCCCTTCTATCAAAAAGTCccaaaagaacaaaagaaatcCCCTTCAATGTGATTTACCCAACCCCGGGAAACCCTTTTAGTGGGGGATGGGATTCACAAAGAACATCACCAGCTCCAAGCCCCTGAACAGATGgtctctcttcctcatcccTCCCTTGATCAATCTACACTCAAGCTTCTAGTGTCTGAGACATGAGTGTGGCGTTTGAACAAAGAGATGGGAGTAACAAGAGTCTCCACTCTTCAACGGTCTAAATGCGAGTGCATGATGGCCCAAAGAAGTCAAAAAAAAGGTTGTCATTAATacgttggtgatgagaagcgAAGCGAAGTTTCCGTTGAGCGCTCGTAATGAATCATAGCGTTGTGAGCCGTAAAGATATACCAGTCTCAGACGAAAGGTGGCAACCTGACGAGCAGGTGCTCGTTTTCGGAGACAGGAGATACTCGTGAGAGAGTTTGCTTGTCTTTGCGAGCTTACAGAGCAATGAGGCCGAGCATGGCAGCCAGGCCGAGACCGACCTGGACAGCACCGGCGCCGGCAACGACGACGGGAGTCTCGGGGACATCCGTACCCTTGGCGGGCTTGGTGGCCTCAGGAGCCTGAGGGCCGGTGGTCTTGGCGGTAATCACAGGGTGCTCGGGCTGGGCAGGGTGCTCGGGCTGCTCGGGCTGCTCGGGCTTGGAGGGGTGCTCAGGCTTGGGGGGAGCAGGGTGGTAGGGCTTGCCAGGGATCCAAGTAGGGCCCGCGGGGTGAGTCTCAGTGACGGTGCAAGGGCAGTCAG
This genomic stretch from Fusarium oxysporum f. sp. lycopersici 4287 chromosome 2, whole genome shotgun sequence harbors:
- a CDS encoding hypothetical protein (At least one base has a quality score < 10): MAREDHHESDTAAEKLALIKSPLVASDSSIDGLPTRSPTAPDLSLFGNRYEDDCPQFQKHEDASLLELFYDLFFAANYTVFCETQGVNSHERFKAYVGYFSILWITWLTTSLYDVRFVTDSLFERAARGVHLGVMVGFAVVAPKFTPHDQNMKTMRTMSIILMVSRLCLAVEYGSILWHVRKYKKQVLPMMLQIGLNFALAMIYLGVTFRFTDHNSNVFMTWYVLAGVELILTFAIAYIYPVLSFQGTHLMKRIGLLTVIIVGDGIITISKSVVTIVESPDAWNAQTIGIVTAAATTIYAVFLIYFDWMKNPYLPKFRQQLWTLLHYPLHLALCLFIQGFTQLVIWTKIFDVFKHLNSSSVLLDNTSLMAKATTKMIVDELQKVVTKFFETYTPQYITTLNTADAALKNISTINDTFWPQIVKYSDTNQDKDFPDQNDYQTFVDAMIGLMSAMENALLETFKINLAKEVDDENKSKGIQQTDSGFESELNEKMWIRFQLIFNYTYIAAGISLILMVALAVISRTKPWSKWAITRHIIFILLGLGTSLVALIRYSETRSTEYQQSSWMLPTITIVWLVVLVLTHIRNPPPLFFKGSQFFWSRRKNNQQTYDYVMPAEGQTAYKGAPSTQVRSSV
- a CDS encoding origin recognition complex subunit 4; translation: MMDSPTQDASARKRNHFQDDPVPTPPTLKKRKLDELVQGSPSTPKALNAINSAYPSDISSQNAWPPVDNNLEAPNSNPQPAAQPSQAPPPASAAPKFRPAIKLSALKGTIWDTQDAPRPVSLPKKVGPGRPRTTTAKKPPGPRGRPRKKKVPEGDEENREATQAQESVDELATANGNLSVSKPTPKGILTPTKKGRPRGRPPKNVSFGAGQDRNGEVFFEDLPKKARTPRKAANSEADELVCAICINPHSQPPNQIILCDMCDFAVHQECYGVPDIPEGDWLCKSCTQEDILKTPKKTAGVEVPAIKIAADVPDITNLEQHVRSLQRVLLDRCTGRRRLQLPGQLEAEEKVYQLVEQTVVAGEGNSMLVIGGRGCGKTTLLEKVISDVSQEHKNDFHVVRLNGFIHTDDKLALKEIWRQLGKEMQVEDDLVTRTNYADTMASLLALLSHPSEIIGTDEGVTSQSIVFVIDEFDMFASHPRQTLLYNLFDIAQSRKAPIAVIGCTTRLDVVEMLEKRVKSRFSHRYVYLSLPRNLPAYWQVCRQGLIVDSDEAEKEGINTYLEGHAEFQQYWGQKIEGLYRERSFQDLLQYHYYTTKSTSAFLTEWILPLSALSANDVTLKIPSVQGDIESLTPPDSRLHLLSTLSELDLGLLIAAARLDIVAHTDTVNLAMAYDEYSSLMGKQRVHSAAAGMLAVGGGVRVWSRGVAGIAWERLISLGLLVPAGIGGARNLGHGGLEGKMWKVDVALEEIPAAVKLNAILARWCREI